In a genomic window of Magnolia sinica isolate HGM2019 chromosome 16, MsV1, whole genome shotgun sequence:
- the LOC131229207 gene encoding lysM domain receptor-like kinase 4, translated as MAFQSYFLFSILSLITSSYPPLAQQPYAGLAIYKCSNTNESTSVLGYTCNGQNPSCQSYLIFWSRPPYDTVLSISEHLASHPTQLSAINSVSEAATFQTNKMVIAPVNCSCSGQYYQVNSSYVFRKEDTRYIVANEIHQGLSTCQAVRVQTSYSRVIPPDTKITVPLRCSCPTRNQSSDGVKYLLSYLVAKGDSIGGIARRFGVDVQRILYANSLSNISKIYPATTLLIPLWNPPSSSQTIMPPPPPPSSPPPYKGSNRRWVPPVIGSAVVSFLSFAFVILFYVFCTGKRKHNQSLTTEELHKRSASLPQELLLGLTDIGHTLNVYEFEELQHATEDFSSRCRIEGSVYLGTIRGDAVAIKKMERDVLKEINILKMVHHFNLIRLLGVSCNEGHWYVVYEYAENGPLSMWIHDEVGSKDLNWVLRVQIALDVANGLNYIHSYTDPAHVHMDITSNNVLLDGDFRAKIAKFGMARPTEAWDGGFVWTGHVVGTKGYLAPEYLEQGMVSQKLDIYAFGVVMLEVITGREAIISCEGEHRLLSETFLALLHEENAEGKLRDLMDPSLHGKFPLDLVMIMAQLIEGCLRKDAVSRPSMDDVVQSLSRILAASLTWDLSNNTYEIGSSSHG; from the coding sequence ATGGCTTTTCAATCCTACTTCCTTTTTAGTATTCTTTCTCTGATTACCTCCTCCTATCCGCCTCTTGCTCAGCAGCCTTATGCAGGATTGGCTATTTATAAATGTAGTAACACAAATGAATCCACTTCTGTTCTTGGCTACACTTGCAATGGCCAAAACCCAAGTTGCCAATCTTATCTGATTTTCTGGTCTCGGCCACCATACGACACTGTTCTGTCAATCTCAGAACATTTGGCTTCCCACCCAACTCAGCTCTCAGCCATAAACTCAGTTTCTGAAGCTGCAACTTTCCAAACAAACAAGATGGTTATTGCTCCTGTGAATTGTTCCTGCTCAGGTCAGTATTATCAAGTGAACTCATCTTATGTTTTTAGAAAGGAAGATACTCGGTACATTGTCGCAAATGAAATACATCAGGGCCTGTCTACTTGCCAAGCAGTGCGAGTTCAAACCAGTTATTCGAGAGTCATACCTCCTGATACAAAGATTACAGTTCCTCTTAGGTGTTCTTGTCCTACTAGGAATCAAAGTAGTGATGGTGTGAAGTATCTGTTGAGTTATTTAGTGGCAAAAGGAGATTCCATTGGGGGTATAGCCCGGAGGTTTGGTGTTGACGTCCAAAGAATTCTCTATGCCAATAGCCTTTCTAACATTTCCAAAATCTATCCTGCTACAACTCTTCTCATTCCTCTGTGGAATCCACCTTCAAGTTCTCAAACTATAATGCCGCCTCCGCCTCCGCCTTCATCCCCTCCTCCATATAAAGGCTCGAACAGAAGATGGGTTCCTCCGGTTATCGGATCTGCAGTAGTTTCTTTCCTCTCGTTTGCATTCGTCATCCTTTTCTATGTCTTCTGCACAGGCAAGAGGAAACATAACCAATCTCTCACCACAGAGGAACTGCATAAGCGGTCGGCCTCGCTACCCCAAGAACTTCTTTTGGGTTTAACTGATATTGGCCACACCTTAAACGTGTATGAATTTGAAGAATTGCAACACGCGACTGAAGATTTTAGCAGCAGGTGTAGGATTGAAGGGTCCGTCTATCTCGGGACCATCAGAGGGGATGCGGTCGCGATTAAGAAGATGGAAAGAGATGTTTTAAAGGAAATTAACATACTCAAAATGGTCCACCATTTTAATTTGATCAGGCTTTTGGGCGTAAGTTGCAACGAAGGTCATTGGTACGTTGTTTATGAGTATGCTGAAAATGGGCCCCTGAGTATGTGGATCCATGATGAAGTCGGCTCAAAGGATTTGAATTGGGTGCTGAGAGTACAGATTGCTCTCGACGTTGCAAATGGTCTTAACTACATTCACAGCTATACTGACCCAGCCCATGTTCACATGGATATAACAAGCAATAACGTTCTTCTAGATGGTGATTTCAGGGCTAAGATTGCTAAGTTTGGCATGGCGAGACCCACCGAAGCTTGGGACGGTGGGTTTGTATGGACGGGACATGTCGTTGGGACGAAAGGTTATCTGGCACCTGAGTACTTAGAGCAAGGTATGGTTTCTCAGAAACTTGATATTTATGCTTTTGGAGTCGTGATGTTGGAAGTGATTACTGGAAGAGAGGCTATTATTTCATGTGAAGGTGAACATAGGCTCTTGTCAGAGACCTTCCTAGCCTTACTTCACGAAGAAAATGCTGAAGGAAAGCTTAGGGACTTGATGGATCCTTCTCTGCATGGAAAATTTCCATTGGATTTGGTTATGATCATGGCCCAATTGATCGAAGGGTGCTTAAGGAAGGATGCGGTGAGTCGGCCGAGCATGGATGATGTTGTGCAGTCTTTATCAAGAATTTTGGCTGCTTCGCTGACTTGGGATTTGTCGAACAATACCTACGAGATTGGAAGCTCTAGCCATGGCTAA
- the LOC131229206 gene encoding cold-regulated 413 plasma membrane protein 1-like isoform X2, with amino-acid sequence MVMQSGKIITCLRFLLILNHTGRRSHMQTSLLVAYIFSSLPTVLFNILRGQFGLWVAFLAVASHLYFPETFPVSRVVLFVVTPSWVSHALRDSIAGCISCLVIGAFLLLAQIRGIGGCINCCEDFQRVSYVVIISLLLLFPILYLWMGPY; translated from the exons ATGGTGATGCAAAGTGGAAAAATAATCACATGCTTGAG ATTTTTGCTAATCCTGAATCATACGGGGCGGAGATCGCACATGCAGACTTCTCTTTTGGTAGCTTATATCTTCTCAAGTCTACCAACAGTACTTTTCAACATTTTACG AGGACAGTTTGGCTTATGGGTTGCCTTTCTGGCTGTTGCATCACATCTCTATTTTCCTGAAACCTTCCCAG TTTCTCGTGTTGTATTGTTTGTCGTCACGCCTAGTTGGGTGTCTCATGCACTTCGCGACAGCATTGCTGGATGCATCTCTTGTCTTGTAATCGGAGCCTTCCTTCTATTAGCGCAGATTCGAGGAATCGGAGGCTGCATAAATTGCTGCGAAGATTTTCAGAGAGTTTCTTATGTTGTGATTATATCTTTACTGCTGCTCTTTCCCATATTGTATCTTTGGATGGGACCCTACTAG
- the LOC131228966 gene encoding probable calcium-binding protein CML41, with the protein MAHLVPSKWFSNKSLKLSLPRRRRKPSEVPTPPVSPPKVKDNGRAREFHEAFRYFDGNGDGKISSEELMAFFASMGDHISSDEAIGIISDHDTDGDNLMDLQDFMRLMERDHGDDDLRRAFEMFEVDKGSGCITPNGLHRMFNRLGNHRSHEECEAMIRVFDLDGNGVVDFHEFRRMMT; encoded by the coding sequence ATGGCTCATCTAGTGCCATCCAAATGGTTCTCTAACAAGTCTTTGAAGCTAAGCCTCCCTCGCCGTCGCCGCAAACCATCCGAAGTGCCGACCCCGCCCGTGTCCCCACCCAAGGTGAAGGATAACGGTCGGGCCCGTGAGTTCCATGAAGCTTTTCGGTACTTTGATGGGAACGGCGATGGGAAGATCTCTAGCGAGGAACTGATGGCGTTCTTCGCATCGATGGGTGACCACATATCGAGTGATGAAGCCATTGGAATCATCAGTGATCATGATACGGATGGCGATAACTTGATGGACTTGCAAGATTTCATGAGGCTCATGGAGAGGGACCATGGGGATGATGATCTGAGGAGGGCGTTCGAGATGTTCGAGGTCGATAAGGGGTCTGGGTGCATCACGCCCAATGGGCTGCACCGGATGTTTAACCGCTTGGGCAACCACCGGTCACATGAAGAGTGTGAGGCCATGATTCGGGTTTTCGATCTTGACGGCAACGGCGTGGTCGATTTCCATGAGTTTCGCAGGATGATGACTTGA
- the LOC131229206 gene encoding cold-regulated 413 plasma membrane protein 1-like isoform X1, with translation MEIDDHANLPTSSQAGQSYFHWGGTLSAVFLLILNHTGRRSHMQTSLLVAYIFSSLPTVLFNILRGQFGLWVAFLAVASHLYFPETFPVSRVVLFVVTPSWVSHALRDSIAGCISCLVIGAFLLLAQIRGIGGCINCCEDFQRVSYVVIISLLLLFPILYLWMGPY, from the exons ATGGAAATCGATGACCACGCAAACCTTCCAACTTCTTCCCAGGCGGGACAGAGCTATTTTCATTGGGGTGGGACCCTCTCTGCcgt ATTTTTGCTAATCCTGAATCATACGGGGCGGAGATCGCACATGCAGACTTCTCTTTTGGTAGCTTATATCTTCTCAAGTCTACCAACAGTACTTTTCAACATTTTACG AGGACAGTTTGGCTTATGGGTTGCCTTTCTGGCTGTTGCATCACATCTCTATTTTCCTGAAACCTTCCCAG TTTCTCGTGTTGTATTGTTTGTCGTCACGCCTAGTTGGGTGTCTCATGCACTTCGCGACAGCATTGCTGGATGCATCTCTTGTCTTGTAATCGGAGCCTTCCTTCTATTAGCGCAGATTCGAGGAATCGGAGGCTGCATAAATTGCTGCGAAGATTTTCAGAGAGTTTCTTATGTTGTGATTATATCTTTACTGCTGCTCTTTCCCATATTGTATCTTTGGATGGGACCCTACTAG
- the LOC131229206 gene encoding cold-regulated 413 plasma membrane protein 1-like isoform X3 yields MVQFLLILNHTGRRSHMQTSLLVAYIFSSLPTVLFNILRGQFGLWVAFLAVASHLYFPETFPVSRVVLFVVTPSWVSHALRDSIAGCISCLVIGAFLLLAQIRGIGGCINCCEDFQRVSYVVIISLLLLFPILYLWMGPY; encoded by the exons ATGGTGCA ATTTTTGCTAATCCTGAATCATACGGGGCGGAGATCGCACATGCAGACTTCTCTTTTGGTAGCTTATATCTTCTCAAGTCTACCAACAGTACTTTTCAACATTTTACG AGGACAGTTTGGCTTATGGGTTGCCTTTCTGGCTGTTGCATCACATCTCTATTTTCCTGAAACCTTCCCAG TTTCTCGTGTTGTATTGTTTGTCGTCACGCCTAGTTGGGTGTCTCATGCACTTCGCGACAGCATTGCTGGATGCATCTCTTGTCTTGTAATCGGAGCCTTCCTTCTATTAGCGCAGATTCGAGGAATCGGAGGCTGCATAAATTGCTGCGAAGATTTTCAGAGAGTTTCTTATGTTGTGATTATATCTTTACTGCTGCTCTTTCCCATATTGTATCTTTGGATGGGACCCTACTAG